GCTGCCCGACGACGTGCTCGATCCCGAGGGCTCCTCGGGCGACATCGGCACCACGCTCGGCGCGTCGATCGGGCCCGTCGTCCAGATCGAGGACATCGTCGTGGTCGGCAACCGGTCGACCGCCCGGCGGGTGATCGAGCGCGCGCTGCCGTTCTCGCGCGGCGACATGCTGCGCCCGAGCGACCCGCGCCTGGCCCGCGCCCACTGGAAGCTGCTGGCGCTCGGCTACTTCCGCGAGGTCGACGTCGCGCTGCGCAAGGGCAGCGCCCACGGCCGGGTCATCGTCTCGATCACCGTGGCCGAGCGCGGCACCGTCGCGCTCAACCGGATGTGGTTCGGCTCGAGCGCGGTGGCGCCGTGGTGGCTCGGCGCCGACGTCAGCGATCGCAACTTCGCCGGCACCGGCCTCGTCGTCGGCGGCGGCGCGGTCTACGCCAGCCCGGGCTCGATCACCGGGGCGCGCGCGCAGTGGGCCGGCGAGCTGCGGCTGGCGGCGCCGGCGCTGCGCGGCAGCCGCTGGGGCGCCCACGTCGCGATGACCGGGCAGCACGGCAGCGAGCCGTTCCGCGTCACCGGCCCGGCCGGCACCGGCGAGCCCGACGACCTGCGCGCGTTCGCGTACCGGCGCCTGGGCGGGCGGGCCGGGCCGAGCCTGGCGCTGTCGGCGCTGACCTCGCTGTCCGCCGACGTCCGGGTCGAGGCCATCGACGCCGCGGTGCCGATCGCGCCGACGCGGACGCTGCCCGACGGCCGGGTCGCGGCGATCGATCTGGGCCTGCGCCGCGGCGACAGCCGGGTGGTGTCGTTCGGGTTCGGGCTGGTGCGCGACAACCGCCCCGATCCGGCGCTGCCGCACCGGGGCACCCGGGTCGAGGTGGTCGGCGAGCTGGGCACGTCGCTGCTCGGCGGCAGCTACGACTTCGCGGTGCTGCTGGGCCGCTACGATCGGTTCTGGCCG
This is a stretch of genomic DNA from Myxococcales bacterium. It encodes these proteins:
- a CDS encoding BamA/TamA family outer membrane protein is translated as MRRRSSVFACAAAIALVVGGDRDARAQPAPPLGAPSPGAPLPDDVLDPEGSSGDIGTTLGASIGPVVQIEDIVVVGNRSTARRVIERALPFSRGDMLRPSDPRLARAHWKLLALGYFREVDVALRKGSAHGRVIVSITVAERGTVALNRMWFGSSAVAPWWLGADVSDRNFAGTGLVVGGGAVYASPGSITGARAQWAGELRLAAPALRGSRWGAHVAMTGQHGSEPFRVTGPAGTGEPDDLRAFAYRRLGGRAGPSLALSALTSLSADVRVEAIDAAVPIAPTRTLPDGRVAAIDLGLRRGDSRVVSFGFGLVRDNRPDPALPHRGTRVEVVGELGTSLLGGSYDFAVLLGRYDRFWPLTRRHAIGLRLAGGTVIGDAPRFDRLHIGDVDRMLSPRVLGMTTALTAPLDLLGTDNADAVYGELGGSVVAEYAYRWWRRPNRIYGGDVFVAVGLWGLATTDELRVRDRGWWSALPVDAVVDVGLRIDTEIGVFEFSIANGLGRVPRW